A stretch of the Aminipila terrae genome encodes the following:
- a CDS encoding M20 metallopeptidase family protein: MAVEFSDQDMLNTLIKHHRSLHKIPEIGDQLFETREYIMSVIGDMNCEFTSVVNTGICAFFDKGKEFTIAYRSDMDGLTIPETNTHRFVSEHPGKMHGCGHDAHMSILLGLAEYINHTNDLPYNVLLIFQPAEETTGGARPITESGIFEKYKVIRTFGLHLWPSIPKGQLSTKGGPLMPKSSEVSIEIKGKSTHAATSHKGIDALYIATQYISDIYQMQETETPADERTLLKICRLNSGTARNVIAGRASLLGTMRAFKLETFDFMESRLQEIARSYENKYGCQIKVHCSDGYLPVVNDMKLYQTIKPHLENLESYHELPEAVMISEDFSYYGTKAPAIFTLLGTGTKIPLHSNNFDFDEDILLAGYNYFKLLAHIN, translated from the coding sequence ATGGCTGTTGAATTTAGCGACCAGGACATGCTTAATACTTTAATCAAACACCATCGTTCACTTCATAAAATACCGGAGATTGGTGATCAGCTATTTGAGACCAGGGAATATATCATGAGTGTGATAGGTGATATGAACTGTGAATTTACTAGTGTGGTAAACACAGGGATTTGCGCATTTTTTGATAAAGGAAAAGAATTTACCATTGCCTACAGAAGTGACATGGACGGACTGACTATTCCGGAAACCAACACCCATCGATTTGTATCAGAACATCCTGGTAAAATGCATGGTTGTGGCCATGATGCACACATGTCAATCCTTCTGGGTCTGGCTGAATATATAAATCATACGAACGACTTACCCTACAATGTATTACTTATATTTCAACCTGCAGAGGAAACCACTGGGGGTGCAAGACCTATTACGGAATCAGGTATTTTTGAGAAATATAAAGTGATAAGAACTTTTGGCTTACATTTATGGCCAAGTATTCCAAAGGGACAGCTTTCAACCAAGGGCGGCCCTCTCATGCCAAAATCTTCTGAAGTAAGTATAGAAATTAAGGGAAAAAGCACTCATGCTGCAACTTCCCACAAGGGTATCGATGCCCTCTATATTGCAACACAGTATATATCAGATATATATCAGATGCAGGAAACAGAAACTCCTGCGGATGAACGTACCCTCTTAAAAATCTGCCGGTTAAACAGCGGAACTGCCCGGAATGTAATAGCCGGACGGGCATCTCTGTTAGGCACTATGAGGGCTTTTAAACTGGAAACTTTCGATTTCATGGAATCCCGGTTGCAGGAAATCGCCAGAAGTTATGAAAATAAATATGGATGTCAGATAAAGGTTCATTGTTCTGACGGCTACCTTCCGGTTGTTAATGATATGAAGTTATATCAGACCATTAAGCCTCATTTGGAAAATCTTGAGTCTTATCACGAACTTCCGGAAGCAGTAATGATTTCCGAAGATTTTTCTTACTATGGCACAAAAGCTCCCGCTATTTTTACACTACTGGGAACAGGAACTAAAATTCCTCTCCACAGCAACAATTTTGATTTTGACGAGGATATTCTGCTGGCAGGCTACAACTATTTTAAATTGCTTGCCCACATTAATTAG
- a CDS encoding DUF5685 family protein: MLGYVVPDKGELKMREYEVYSAYYCGICKSIGRRYGQLPRITLSYDFVFLAVLLAALEREKDDIAKEHCIIHHIKRKPIVKENRAIEYAGDVMLILAYYKLMDDYYDDHSYKAKLAATGLVPTIRKIQSHKGKLCRLTEENLKLLSQLEQDKCPELDRVEEPFAQIMLEIFKNGGQNSESDESRIKLLSHIGYHLGKWIYLMDAYEDVEENIKKDTFNPLLYRFEYEKTKESVQEFKKRIKTVVEFNLIHYLSEIGNAADLLDIKKNKGIIENIVYLGLRRRTEQALADIEDTETNEEEEK, encoded by the coding sequence ATGCTGGGATATGTAGTTCCTGATAAAGGAGAGCTGAAAATGCGCGAATATGAAGTGTATAGCGCATATTATTGCGGCATATGCAAGAGTATCGGAAGACGATACGGCCAACTGCCCAGAATTACCTTAAGTTATGATTTTGTATTTCTGGCTGTCCTGTTAGCAGCCCTTGAAAGAGAAAAAGATGATATCGCAAAAGAACATTGTATTATTCATCATATAAAAAGGAAACCTATTGTTAAGGAAAACCGTGCAATTGAATATGCAGGGGATGTTATGCTGATTCTGGCATATTATAAATTAATGGATGATTATTATGATGATCATAGTTATAAGGCTAAACTGGCAGCCACGGGATTGGTACCTACCATTAGAAAAATACAATCTCATAAAGGGAAACTATGCCGTCTGACCGAAGAAAACCTGAAACTACTTTCACAGCTTGAACAGGATAAATGTCCGGAACTTGACAGGGTGGAAGAACCTTTTGCACAGATTATGCTGGAAATATTCAAAAATGGTGGGCAAAATTCAGAATCAGATGAAAGCCGGATAAAATTACTTAGTCATATAGGGTATCATCTGGGAAAATGGATATATCTGATGGATGCCTATGAGGATGTGGAAGAAAATATTAAAAAGGATACTTTCAATCCGCTTTTATACAGATTCGAATACGAGAAAACAAAAGAATCTGTACAGGAGTTTAAAAAAAGAATAAAGACTGTAGTAGAGTTTAATTTGATACATTATTTATCGGAAATAGGCAATGCAGCAGATCTTTTAGATATAAAGAAAAATAAGGGGATAATTGAAAACATCGTGTATTTGGGACTGCGCAGACGTACGGAACAGGCACTGGCAGATATAGAAGATACAGAAACAAATGAGGAAGAGGAGAAATAA
- a CDS encoding transcription repressor NadR, translated as MNASKRRELIISHLKSSSVPTSASSLASLLKVSRQIIVSDVALLRAGGLDISATPRGYILSENDTAKSIHNFEGILACKHTAAQLREELYTIVDFGAEVIDVTIEHSLYGQLSGRLNLNSRYDIDLFLEKISNNSDLPLSCLTEGVHLHKVGCRDENTFNLIKQALESKNMLIK; from the coding sequence ATGAATGCATCAAAAAGAAGAGAACTAATAATATCCCATTTGAAATCTAGTTCTGTGCCTACAAGCGCTTCCAGCCTGGCTTCCCTGCTTAAAGTCAGCAGGCAGATTATAGTCAGTGACGTAGCATTGCTTCGTGCAGGAGGTCTGGATATCTCTGCAACTCCCAGGGGCTATATACTGTCAGAAAATGATACAGCTAAAAGCATACACAACTTTGAAGGTATTCTTGCCTGTAAACACACTGCTGCCCAGCTGCGGGAAGAACTTTATACCATAGTTGACTTTGGTGCGGAAGTAATTGATGTAACCATTGAACATTCGCTGTACGGGCAACTTTCTGGCAGGCTTAATCTGAATTCCCGATACGATATCGATTTGTTTCTGGAAAAGATCTCAAATAATTCTGATTTACCTTTAAGTTGTCTGACGGAAGGAGTTCATCTTCATAAGGTTGGCTGTCGAGATGAAAATACTTTTAATCT
- a CDS encoding J domain-containing protein, with protein MNNPYEVLGVRQNASDEEIKAAYRELVKKYHPDKYQNNPLADLAQEKLQEVNEAYDALMKNGGGTGSYSSSYSGTAQSTYQGQTSPEYNDIRSIIDSGNLGYAEQKLGQMRNRDAEWFFLAGMISYKKGWYDDALAKVRTAVSMNPNNFEYQNALNSIMNSGRMYQNNSFGRGYSNDDMMCKLCQAYICADCLCDCI; from the coding sequence ATGAATAATCCATATGAAGTATTGGGAGTAAGGCAAAATGCAAGTGATGAAGAAATAAAAGCAGCTTACAGAGAACTGGTAAAAAAATATCATCCAGATAAATATCAAAATAATCCATTGGCAGACCTTGCACAGGAAAAACTGCAGGAAGTGAATGAAGCTTACGATGCTCTTATGAAGAATGGAGGAGGAACTGGAAGTTACAGCAGCTCCTACAGCGGTACAGCACAGAGCACCTATCAGGGACAGACAAGCCCTGAGTACAATGATATACGTAGTATTATCGATTCTGGGAATCTGGGGTATGCAGAACAGAAACTGGGTCAAATGCGAAATCGAGATGCAGAATGGTTTTTTCTGGCAGGAATGATTTCTTACAAGAAAGGCTGGTATGATGATGCACTGGCCAAGGTTCGCACGGCTGTAAGCATGAATCCAAATAATTTCGAATATCAGAATGCGCTTAACAGTATAATGAATTCAGGCAGAATGTATCAGAATAACTCTTTTGGCAGAGGATATTCCAATGATGATATGATGTGTAAATTATGTCAGGCATATATATGTGCAGATTGTTTATGTGATTGTATTTAG